The Cricetulus griseus strain 17A/GY chromosome 9, alternate assembly CriGri-PICRH-1.0, whole genome shotgun sequence genome has a segment encoding these proteins:
- the LOC113837321 gene encoding uncharacterized protein LOC113837321, whose translation MHSFLHVPDCPYPLLGRDLLTKLRAQIHFERSEVKVTGPEGIPLTILTMSIEDEYRLHEKRTNSNNQETLDHWLAEFPQAWAETGGMGLAINQAPIIVTLKAAILPASVRQYPMPKEAREGIRPHIKRLLEQGILVPCKSPWNTPLLPVRKPGTNDYRPVQDLREVNKRIEDIHPTVPNPYNLLSGLPPNYTWYTVLDLKDAFFCLRLHPTSQPIFAFEWQDADLGISGQLTWTRLPQGFKNSPTLFDEALHQDLAGFRVRYPALILLQYVDDILLAAKTKEECKEGTRALLQTLGSLGYRASAKKAQICQKQVTYLGYKIKDGRRWLTEARMRAILDIPTPQNPRQLREFLGTAGFCRLWIPGFAEMAAPLYPLTRPGVAFKWEEPQKKAFTNIKKALLESPALGLPDLAKPFELFIDEKGGYAKGVLTQKLGPWRRPTAYLSKKLDPVASGWPPCLRMIAAIALLVKDSYKLTLGQPLTIHAPHAVEAVIRQPPDRWLTNARMTHYQTMLLDKDRVHFGPLVTLNPATLLPLPGEPEAHNCLQVLAEAHGARPDLTDQPLPSPDHIWFTDGSSFLHQGKRRAGAAVTTENQVVWAQALPPGTSAQRAELIALTQALKLAEGKRLTVYTDSRYAFATAHIHGEIYRRRGLLTSEGKDIKNKEEILALLRALHLPSALSIIHCPGHQKGDSLEARGNRRADLAAREAALTTDTTSLLALEPTNDRPTPSWDYEQRDIQTLEKLGATKEPNGDWTYEGKTVIPYRVTKYLVTFLHKMTHLSSKKMRELLEREEEFNFLLGKNDILKQVTEQCDACARVNASRLKLPPGNRVRGYRPGTHWEIDFTEIKPAHLQALQLVQREIWKPLAQAYKDQRDHPTIPHSYQIGDTVWVRRHQAKNLEPHWKGPYIVLLTTPTALKVDGIAAWIHASHVKPARPTDSATASEWTAHRTQNPLKIRLSRTPSC comes from the exons ATGCATTCTTTCCTCCATGTGCCAGATTGCCCCTACCCCTTACTAGGACGGGACCTATTGACCAAATTAAGAGCTCAAATACACTTTGAGAGGTCAGAAGTCAAAGTCACAGGGCCAGAGGGAATTCCCCTTACCATCTTGACAATGTCCATAGAAGATGAATACAGACTCCATGAAAAGAGGACTAATTCGAACAATCAGGAAACCCTTGATCACTGGCTTGCGGAATTTCCCCAAGCCTGggctgaaacaggaggaatgGGCCTTGCCATCAACCAGGCCCCAATTATAGTAACCTTAAAAGCTGCCATCCTTCCTGCATCCGTCAGACAGTATCCAATGCCTAAAGAAGCCCGAGAAGGAATCCGGCCACATATTAAAAGGTTACTTGAACAAGGGATTCTGGTGCCCTGTAAATCTCCTTGGAATACACCTTTGTTGCCCGTCAGGAAACCAGGAACCAATGACTATAGGCCAGTACAGGATCTGAGGGAGGTCAATAAAAGGATAGAGGACATACACCCTACTGTCCCCAACCCTTATAATTTGCTGAGCGGATTGCCACCCAACTATACCTGGTATACAGTCTTAGATCTTAaagatgccttcttctgcctccgcCTGCATCCCACCAGCCAACCTATATTTGCCTTTGAATGGCAGGATGCCGACCTTGGAATCTCTGGGCAGCTAACTTGGACTAGGTTACCTCAAGGGTTTAAGAACAGCCCCACCCTTTTTGATGAAGCTTTACATCAGGATCTGGCAGGATTCCGGGTCCGGTACCCCGCGCTAATCCTCTTACAGTATGTAGATGACATCCTCCTGGCAGCCAAAACCAAGGAAGAATGCAAGGAAGGCACTCGAGCCCTCCTCCAGACTCTTGGGAGCCTAGGATACCGGGCATCCGCCAAGAAGGCCCAGATATGTCAGAAACAGGTGACCTATTTAGGATACAAGATAAAGGATGGACGGCGATGGCTAACGGAAGCCCGTATGCGAGCCATCTTAGACATTCCCACCCCACAAAATCCCCGCCAACTGAGAGAGTTCTTGGGAACGGCAGGCTTCTGCCGCCTATGGATCCCCGGGTTTGCCGAAATGGCGGCTCCCCTCTACCCCCTCACTCGGCCAGGGGTTGCTTTTAAATGGGAAGAGCCCCAAAAGAAAGCCTTCACCAACATCAAAAAGGCTCTCCTTGAATCACCAGCCCTGGGTCTACCGGACTTAGCTAAGCCATTTGAACTCTTTATAGATGAGAAAGGAGGCTATGCCAAGGGAGTCCTCACCCAAAAACTGGGGCCTTGGAGAAGGCCCACTGCATACCTCTCCAAGAAATTGGATCCTGTAGCATCGGGATGGCCACCCTGTCTCCGAATGATTGCCGCCATAGCCCTGCTAGTAAAAGATTCTTACAAGCTAACCTTGGGGCAGCCTTTGACCATACATGCCCCTCATGCGGTTGAGGCAGTCATCAGACAGCCTCCAGACAGATGGCTCACTAATGCCCGAATGACTCATTACCAGACTATGCTGTTGGACAAAGACCGGGTCCACTTTGGGCCTCTGGTGACTCTGAATCCAGCCACCTTGCTCCCTCTCCCAGGGGAGCCAGAGGCTCATAATTGCTTACAGGTACTGGCTGAGGCCCATGGGGCGAGACCCGACCTGACTGACCAGCCTCTACCCAGCCCGGACCACATCTGGTTCACGGATGGAAGCAGCTTTTTGCATCAAGGAAAACGAAGGGCGGGCGCAGCAGTCACCACAGAGAATCAGGTTGTCTGGGCTCAGGCACTCCCTCCCGGAACCTCTGCGCAGAGGGCAGAACTCATTGCACTCACGCAGGCTCTAAAATTGGCAGAAGGTAAGAGGCTCACCGTGTACACAGACAGTCGTTATGCCTTTGCCACTGCCCATATACATGGAGAAATTTACAGACGGAGGGGGCTGCTTACCTCCGAAGGGAAAGACATTAAGAATAAGGAGGAAATCCTCGCTCTCCTAAGAGCTCTTCATCTGCCCTCCGCCTTAAGTATCATACATTGCCCCGGACATCAAAAAGGGGATTCTCTTGAAGCCAGGGGCAATCGGAGGGCAGACTTGGCTGCCCGAGAGGCGGCCCTGACCACAGACACCACTAGCCTCCTGGCTCTGGAGCCCACCAACGACCGTCCCACCCCCTCATGGGACTATGAACAAAGAGACATCCAAACCCTAGAGAAATTGGGAGCCACAAAGGAACCAAACGGGGATTGGACTTATGAAGGAAAGACTGTCATCCCCTACCGGGTAACCAAGTACCTAGTGACATTTTTACATAAGATGACACATCTGAGCTCCAAGAAGATGCGGGAGCTCCTCGAACGAGAAGAGGAATTCAATTTCCTTTTGGGGAAGAATGACATTCTAAAACAGGTAACTGAACAATGTGATGCGTGCGCCCGAGTCAACGCATCCAGACTGAAGCTTCCTCCTGGGAACCGGGTCAGAGGCTACCGGCCCGGAACACATTGGGAGATAGATTTCACTGAGATTAAACCAG CTCATTTACAGGCACTACAATTAGTACAACGGGAGATTTGGAAACCCCTTGCTCAAGCTTATAAAGACCAGAGGGACCATCCCACCATCCCCCATTCCTACCAGATCGGGGACACCGTTTGGGTCCGGCGTCACCAGGCCAAGAACCTTGAACCCCACTGGAAGGGACCCTACATCGTTTTGCTTACCACTCCCACCGCACTCAAAGTAGACGGCATTGCCGCTTGGATACATGCTTCACATGTAAAGCCAGCCCGACCCACCGATTCAGCCACTGCATCAGAATGGACTGCACACCGCACTCAAAATCCTTTAAAGATAAGACTCTCTCGTACACCCTCCTGTTGA